The genomic segment GAGCTGCCTGACGGCGGCCGGGAACGAGTCCATGTGAAGAATACAGGCCGGTGCAGGGAGCTGCTGGTTCCGGGCGCGCGTATTTATCTGGAGGGCGCGGCTCACCCGGCGCGCAAGACCCGCTTCGATCTGGTGGCGGTGGAAAAGGGGTCCAGGCTCATTAATATGGATGCACAGGCTCCCAACCGGGTCTTTGGCGAGTGGGCCCGAACGGGTGGTTTTGTGCCGGGGCTGGCCCTGCTGCGCCCGGAGACGGCCTGGGGGAGCTCCCGATTCGATTTTTACTGGGAGGCGGAAGAGCGCCGGGGGTTTGTGGAGGTTAAGGGCGTCACCTTGGAAGAGGACGGGGCCGTGTTCTTCCCGGACGCGCCCACGGAGCGGGGCGTCAAGCATGTGGAGGAGCTGATGGCCTGTCGGGCGGAGGGCTATGAGGCGACACTCTTTTTCGTGGTCCAGATGGAGAACGTCAAATGGCTGGCCCCGAACGACAGGACCCATCCCGCCTTTGGCGCGGCAGTCCGCCGGGCCGCCGCTGCAGGGGTGAAGATCCTGGCCCATACCTGCTGTGTGCGGCCGGATGCCCTGGAGCTTTCTGGACCGGTTCCGGTGCGTTTGGGCCCTGAAAATGAATGTTAGGGAAATACAAGTTGCATGAAAAGAGGAAGAAGGAGCCTATAAATTCTGTAAAACCGCCAAAAATGCAGGCATACCCTTGACGTGAAGCAAGAAATCCTGTAAACTGCTCCCATCAAGCAAGGGCGCTGCGGATGAAAGACCATCCGCAGCGCCCGTTGTGTTTTTCAGAGATGGAAGCGGCCCTCTTCTCGAAAACACAGCAATGGCATGAAAATGCGCAAAGACGCGCGCTCCACCCAAAGAGGGAGCGTGCGTCTTTGCATTTGAGGAGGAGCATATTATGACAGAAGAAGTATGGAGTGCCCTGAACGGTCAAATTTTTGGCGTCTGGTTTCTGATTGGCGCCGCACTGGTTTTTTGGATGCAGGCCGGCTTTGCTATGGTAGAAGCAGGGTTTACCCGAGCCAAGAATGCCGGCAACATCATCATGAAGAATCTGATGGATTTCTGTATCGGCACAGTGGTGTTTATCCTCATTGGCTTCAGCTTGCTGCTGGGCGAGGATCTCTTGGGCCTGATCGGCAAACCGGGCTTTGATATCTTTACCAGCTATGCAGCGTTTGACTGGTCGAACTTTGTGTTTCACCTGGTGTTCTGTGCCACTACAGCTACCATCGTATCCGGTGCTATGGCGGAACGAACGAAATTCCTGTCCTACTGCATCTATTCTGCTGTGATCTCTGCACTGATCTACCCCATTGAGGCGCACTGGATTTGGGGCGGCGGCTGGCTGGCCCAGACGGGCTTCCACGATTTTGCCGGCTCCTGCGCCATCCATATGGTGGGCGGCATCAGCGCCCTGATTGGTGCCAAGATTCTTGGGCCCCGGATGGGCAAGTTTGGCCGCGACAAGAGCGGTAAGATCACGCAGGTAAATGCCTTCCCCGACCACAACCTTCCGCTGGGCGCTCTGGGCGTATTCATCCTATGGCTGGGGTGGTACGGCTTCAATGGCGCTGCGGCCACCTCTCTGGAGCAGTTGGGTTCCATCTTCGTCACTACCACGATTGCCCCGGCGGTGGCGACCGTCACCTGCATGATCTTCACCTGGGTCAAGTATGGGAAGCCGGACGTCTCTATGTGCCTGAACGCCTCCCTGGCCGGGCTGGTAGCCATCACCGCTCCGTGTGACGTGACGGATGCGTTGGGCTCCATTGTCATCGGCGCGGTGGCCGGCGTCCTGGTGGTCTTTGGCGTCTGGGCTCTGGATTACAAGCTGCGCATTGACGACCCGGTGGGTGCCGTGGCGGTCCACTGCCTGAACGGCATTTGGGGCACCGTCGCGGTGGGCCTCTTTGCCACCACGGCGGCCCCTGGGAACGATACATATGTGGGGCTGTTCTACGGCGGCGGTGTCAGCCTCCTGGCCCTGCAGATGCTGGGCATGCTCTCCGTCATCCTGTGGACAGCGGTCACCATTACCATCACCTTCCTGGTCATCAAGAAAACAGTGGGACTCCGCGCAAGCCAGGAGGAGGAGATCACCGGACTGGACGCCACAGAGCACGGCCTGCCCTCTGCCTATGCCGACTTTGCACCAACGACCAGCCTGACCTCTCTGCCGGAGGAGAACGCCTACCCCGAGCCCGCCGCTTCGAAGGCCCATATGGATGAGTCGGCGCCAGCCCAGGCGGTCACCAGAATCCGGACCGCGCCGGAGTCCGGGATGAAGCTGAGCAACGTCACCATCCTCTGCAATCAGGCCAAGTTTGAGGACCTGAAGACCGCAATGAACCGCATCGGCGTCACCGGGATGACCGTGACCCAGGTGCTGGGCTGTGGTATCCAGAAGGGAAAAACGGAGTACTACCGCGGCGTTCCCATGGCCATCAATCTGCTGCCCAAGGTACAGGTAGAGATTGTCGTGTCCAAGGTGCCGGTAGCCGAGGTGATCGACGCGGCCAAGAAGTCCCTGTATACCGGTCGTATCGGCGACGGCAAGATCTTCGTCTATGATGTGGAAAATGTAGTAAAGGTCCGCACCGGCGAGGAGGGCTACGATGCCCTCCAGGGCGAAGAATAAACGAACTTCCGATTTCCCCTCTCCCTTGCTTCCCATACTTTGCTGACCCTGCCATGCGGCGTCCCGGACTGGACAGGTCCGGGACGCCGTATTATAATAATGCGTACGGAACAAAGCCGAAAGTCGTGAATCCCAAGGCTTTCAAGGCCGATTGGCTTTGTTCCAGTGCAAGGCTTCTGGGCAAATGAGCCAGAAAACCTTGCACCTTAGACATTATAATAGAGTTCAAAGGCGGACCACCGCGCGAAGGAGAAGCATATGGACTTGCTTACAGTGACAAAAGAGATTGCCCCCAAGGGGAAGGCGTACCTCGTGGTACGGCAAGGGCCCGGCGGAGCGGCGCTGGAGGAGGCGCTGGCCGACCGGATCGGGGCGCTGAGGGAACAGGGCGCAGAGCACATCTATCTGACCTCCACCGACCGGGAGGCGCCCCTGGCGGAGGGACAAAAGCTGGGCCCCTGGCGGCTGTCCTTCCGTCATGAGATGTGGACTATGGAGCGGGGGCTGGGACCGGACCGGCCCCGCCCGGCGGGCAGGCTGGTACTGGAGTCCCTGCGTCGGGAGCAGGGAGCGCTGTGGCTGGACCAGTATAACCGCGGCTTCTTCGGTGTGCCGAACTCGGCCACCTATGGCGAGGAGGAGCTGGAGGAGCTTCTGGCGGGAGAACCGCGTTCCGGCTTGGTCCGGCTGGACGGCGCGGCTGTAGGCG from the Intestinimonas massiliensis (ex Afouda et al. 2020) genome contains:
- the sfsA gene encoding DNA/RNA nuclease SfsA, encoding MQYTHIVPARFCSRPNRFIAEVELPDGGRERVHVKNTGRCRELLVPGARIYLEGAAHPARKTRFDLVAVEKGSRLINMDAQAPNRVFGEWARTGGFVPGLALLRPETAWGSSRFDFYWEAEERRGFVEVKGVTLEEDGAVFFPDAPTERGVKHVEELMACRAEGYEATLFFVVQMENVKWLAPNDRTHPAFGAAVRRAAAAGVKILAHTCCVRPDALELSGPVPVRLGPENEC
- a CDS encoding ammonium transporter codes for the protein MTEEVWSALNGQIFGVWFLIGAALVFWMQAGFAMVEAGFTRAKNAGNIIMKNLMDFCIGTVVFILIGFSLLLGEDLLGLIGKPGFDIFTSYAAFDWSNFVFHLVFCATTATIVSGAMAERTKFLSYCIYSAVISALIYPIEAHWIWGGGWLAQTGFHDFAGSCAIHMVGGISALIGAKILGPRMGKFGRDKSGKITQVNAFPDHNLPLGALGVFILWLGWYGFNGAAATSLEQLGSIFVTTTIAPAVATVTCMIFTWVKYGKPDVSMCLNASLAGLVAITAPCDVTDALGSIVIGAVAGVLVVFGVWALDYKLRIDDPVGAVAVHCLNGIWGTVAVGLFATTAAPGNDTYVGLFYGGGVSLLALQMLGMLSVILWTAVTITITFLVIKKTVGLRASQEEEITGLDATEHGLPSAYADFAPTTSLTSLPEENAYPEPAASKAHMDESAPAQAVTRIRTAPESGMKLSNVTILCNQAKFEDLKTAMNRIGVTGMTVTQVLGCGIQKGKTEYYRGVPMAINLLPKVQVEIVVSKVPVAEVIDAAKKSLYTGRIGDGKIFVYDVENVVKVRTGEEGYDALQGEE
- a CDS encoding GNAT family N-acetyltransferase, which produces MDLLTVTKEIAPKGKAYLVVRQGPGGAALEEALADRIGALREQGAEHIYLTSTDREAPLAEGQKLGPWRLSFRHEMWTMERGLGPDRPRPAGRLVLESLRREQGALWLDQYNRGFFGVPNSATYGEEELEELLAGEPRSGLVRLDGAAVGVYELSFQEETPEIEGIALLPDYRGQGLGRELLLTVMERLAEAGYPACWLRVSSANGPAWGLYHWAGFRPVKMLSHWYEAVSV